A genome region from Manis pentadactyla isolate mManPen7 chromosome 5, mManPen7.hap1, whole genome shotgun sequence includes the following:
- the SYS1 gene encoding protein SYS1 homolog isoform X1, whose product MAGQFRSYVWDPLLILSQIVLMQTVYYGSLGLWLALVDGLVRSSPSLDQMFDAEILGFSTPPGRLSMMSFILNALTCALGLLHFIRRGKQCLDFTVTVHFFHLLGCWFYSSRFPSALTWWLVQAVCIALMAVIGEYLCMRTELKEIPLNSAPKSNV is encoded by the exons ATGGCTGGCCAGTTTCGCAGCTACGTGTGGGACCCGCTGCTGATCCTGTCGCAGATTGTCCTCATGCAGACCGTCTATTACGGCTCGCTGGGCCTATGGTTAGCGCTGGTGGACGGGCTGGTGCGCAGCAGTCCCTCGCTGGACCAGATGTTCGACGCCGAG ATCCTGGGTTTTTCCACTCCTCCAGGCCGGCTCTCCATGATGTCCTTCATCCTCAATGCCCTCACCTG TGCCCTGGGCTTGCTGCACTTCATCCGGCGAGGGAAGCAGTGTCTGGatttcactgtcactgtccatttCTTTCACCTCCTGGGCTGCTGGTTCTACAGCTCCCGTTTCCCCTCGGCGCTGACCTGGTGGCTGGTCCAAGCTGTGTGCATTGCTCTCATGGCTGTCATCGGGGAGTACCTGTGCATGCGGACGGAGCTCAAGGAGATCCCCCTCAACTCAGCACCTAAATCCAATGTCTAG
- the SYS1 gene encoding protein SYS1 homolog isoform X2 has protein sequence MAGQFRSYVWDPLLILSQIVLMQTVYYGSLGLWLALVDGLVRSSPSLDQMFDAEILGFSTPPGRLSMMSFILNALTWS, from the exons ATGGCTGGCCAGTTTCGCAGCTACGTGTGGGACCCGCTGCTGATCCTGTCGCAGATTGTCCTCATGCAGACCGTCTATTACGGCTCGCTGGGCCTATGGTTAGCGCTGGTGGACGGGCTGGTGCGCAGCAGTCCCTCGCTGGACCAGATGTTCGACGCCGAG ATCCTGGGTTTTTCCACTCCTCCAGGCCGGCTCTCCATGATGTCCTTCATCCTCAATGCCCTCACCTG